In the Sporosarcina sp. ANT_H38 genome, one interval contains:
- a CDS encoding gamma-type small acid-soluble spore protein yields the protein MPKNNPNQTDTNQVRKQNKQSQQQMQNQNPNAMTEEFGSETDVNQVRKQNQQSEANKRNASGQRANQFENGSK from the coding sequence TTGCCAAAAAACAACCCGAATCAAACTGATACAAATCAAGTAAGAAAACAGAACAAACAATCACAACAACAAATGCAAAATCAAAATCCAAATGCGATGACTGAGGAGTTTGGTTCCGAAACTGATGTTAATCAAGTTAGGAAACAAAACCAGCAATCCGAAGCAAACAAAAGAAATGCTTCTGGACAGCGCGCGAATCAGTTCGAGAACGGTTCTAAATAA
- a CDS encoding polysaccharide deacetylase family protein, with protein sequence MIKKHGPGILLATFIVMIGFVFNPFSAKADEFHWGFKKATGGNQPNAGDALDSMLDKHGAIYKGKPDEKIVYLTFDNGYENGYTESILDTLKKEDAPATFFLTGHYLKSALPLVKRMIAEGHGIGNHTYGHPNLANVSEQRMEEEWTKFDTLLNEVTGLKRTYYTRPPEGVFNDKVLAKGNELGYRHIFWSVAFIDWYADKPKGRDFAYNELMNQLHPGAVILMHTVSPDNAQALPSFIQDAKKAGYTFQTLDDLVLEYENVNSILR encoded by the coding sequence ATGATAAAAAAACATGGTCCAGGTATTTTATTGGCGACTTTTATCGTAATGATTGGATTTGTTTTTAATCCATTTTCCGCCAAAGCGGATGAATTTCATTGGGGCTTCAAGAAAGCTACAGGGGGAAACCAGCCTAATGCTGGTGATGCACTCGACTCAATGCTTGATAAACATGGAGCCATTTATAAAGGAAAGCCAGACGAAAAGATTGTCTATTTGACGTTTGATAACGGCTATGAAAACGGTTATACCGAAAGTATTTTGGATACATTGAAAAAAGAAGATGCTCCAGCAACTTTCTTTCTCACGGGACATTATTTAAAAAGTGCCTTGCCACTCGTAAAAAGAATGATTGCGGAAGGTCATGGAATCGGCAACCACACGTATGGACACCCGAATCTGGCCAATGTATCTGAACAGAGAATGGAAGAAGAATGGACCAAATTTGACACGCTGTTGAATGAAGTAACTGGACTCAAACGAACATACTACACAAGGCCTCCTGAAGGCGTATTCAATGATAAAGTCCTCGCCAAAGGTAACGAACTCGGATACAGGCATATATTTTGGTCAGTCGCATTCATCGACTGGTACGCCGATAAACCTAAAGGCCGTGACTTTGCTTACAATGAACTGATGAACCAACTTCATCCCGGTGCTGTTATTTTAATGCACACGGTTTCACCTGATAATGCACAAGCTTTACCATCCTTTATCCAAGACGCCAAGAAAGCGGGTTACACTTTCCAAACGCTTGATGATCTTGTTTTGGAATATGAAAATGTTAACTCGATTTTGAGGTAA
- the fabL gene encoding enoyl-[acyl-carrier-protein] reductase FabL produces the protein MVENKVAMVTGSSRGLGKALAIELAKEGYDIVVNYARSRSAAEETVKEIEALGRKAIMIRANVGDVKKLRTMFEQVKEEFGRLDVFVSNAASGVLRPIMELEETHWDWTMNINAKAMLFGAQEAAKLMDKGGKILGVSSLGSIRYLENYTTVGVSKAAIESLTRYLAVELAPLGIAVNTVSGGALDTEALKHFPNRNELLEDARINTPAGRMVEIDDMVKAAMFLISADSDMIRGQTIIVDGGRSILL, from the coding sequence ATGGTTGAAAATAAAGTAGCAATGGTGACGGGAAGTTCCAGGGGATTAGGAAAAGCACTTGCAATTGAACTCGCAAAAGAAGGCTATGATATTGTTGTGAATTATGCACGAAGTCGGTCTGCCGCGGAAGAAACGGTGAAAGAAATTGAGGCACTAGGCAGGAAAGCAATTATGATTCGTGCAAATGTTGGTGATGTTAAAAAACTTCGTACAATGTTTGAACAAGTAAAAGAGGAATTCGGGCGTTTAGATGTATTTGTATCGAACGCAGCATCAGGTGTTTTGCGTCCGATTATGGAACTAGAAGAGACGCACTGGGACTGGACGATGAACATCAATGCGAAAGCAATGCTGTTTGGCGCACAAGAAGCTGCAAAACTGATGGATAAAGGCGGGAAAATTCTCGGAGTCAGTTCGCTTGGATCTATTCGATATCTCGAAAATTATACGACAGTAGGCGTTTCGAAGGCTGCAATTGAATCGCTTACGCGGTATCTTGCTGTCGAACTTGCACCACTAGGAATTGCGGTAAATACTGTTTCGGGCGGCGCGCTTGATACCGAAGCACTGAAACATTTCCCTAATCGTAATGAATTGCTGGAAGACGCACGTATTAATACGCCTGCGGGACGTATGGTTGAAATTGATGACATGGTGAAAGCTGCGATGTTCCTAATTTCAGCGGATTCGGATATGATTCGCGGACAGACAATTATTGTCGATGGTGGGCGTTCAATTTTACTGTAA
- a CDS encoding DUF402 domain-containing protein translates to MTIATEGETIQVHSYKHNGKIHRVWQETVVLKGTRNIVIGANERTLVTESDGRTWLTREPSICYFHAEHWFNIICMLREDGVYYYINMSSPFVYDNKSLKYIDYDLDVKVFPDMTYMILDEDEYAEHRKEMGYPDVIDQILQKNLETLLSWIKQRRGPFASDFIEVWTSRYEFYKQVKKSK, encoded by the coding sequence ATGACGATTGCTACAGAAGGAGAAACGATACAAGTACATAGTTATAAACATAATGGTAAAATCCATCGGGTTTGGCAGGAAACCGTAGTGTTGAAAGGAACGCGTAATATTGTCATCGGTGCGAATGAAAGGACGCTTGTTACAGAGTCGGACGGACGCACATGGCTGACACGTGAACCATCCATTTGCTATTTCCATGCTGAGCATTGGTTCAATATTATCTGTATGCTAAGGGAAGATGGCGTGTATTATTACATTAACATGAGCTCACCTTTCGTCTATGATAACAAATCATTAAAGTACATTGATTATGATCTGGATGTGAAAGTGTTTCCAGATATGACTTATATGATTCTTGATGAGGATGAATATGCTGAACACAGGAAAGAGATGGGCTATCCTGATGTCATCGATCAGATATTACAGAAGAATTTGGAAACCTTGTTAAGCTGGATTAAGCAGCGCAGGGGGCCGTTTGCTTCTGACTTCATTGAAGTATGGACTTCCAGATATGAGTTTTACAAGCAGGTCAAGAAAAGTAAGTGA
- a CDS encoding MFS transporter, with product MDTFSQIEKRRFWILVIIVSISGFSQGMLLPLISAIFERDGVTSSMNGLNATALYIGTLLVSPFMEAPLRRFGYKPIIILGGMLVFISLMLFPLWKSVVFWYVLRLLIGIGDHALHFSTQTWITSFSPQQRLGRNIAIYGLSFGVGFAAGPLFAPLVNVFEGLPFIVSGMLCMLAWSLVFMLKNDFPDIIKGKSGNERFFARFKRTMAVAWLAFLGPFGYGFLESTLNAMYPVYALRSGVEFTSVTIILASFSIGGIISQLPLGMLSDKIGRSPVFLVALGGGSISFFIASTVETSIPAVMTMFFIAGLFSGSIFSLGISYMSDLTPKHLLPTGNLLCGIFFSLGSLTGPFLGGLFLELDAGFSFLVLISLFLAVLFIISIIGKMKQSQALA from the coding sequence ATGGACACTTTTTCACAAATAGAGAAGAGACGGTTTTGGATACTTGTTATTATTGTATCTATTTCTGGATTTTCACAAGGAATGCTGTTGCCACTTATTTCGGCTATCTTCGAAAGAGATGGTGTTACGAGTTCGATGAATGGTTTGAATGCCACGGCTTTATACATAGGAACATTACTTGTTTCACCGTTCATGGAGGCACCACTTCGTCGTTTTGGTTATAAGCCGATTATTATTTTGGGGGGCATGCTTGTTTTTATATCATTGATGCTGTTCCCATTATGGAAAAGTGTTGTATTTTGGTACGTGCTGAGGTTATTAATTGGTATCGGGGATCACGCACTTCATTTTTCAACTCAAACATGGATTACAAGTTTCTCACCGCAACAAAGGTTAGGACGCAATATTGCGATTTACGGATTGTCATTCGGAGTTGGATTTGCGGCAGGTCCATTGTTTGCTCCACTTGTTAATGTATTCGAAGGCTTACCGTTTATTGTATCGGGGATGCTGTGCATGCTTGCATGGTCACTTGTCTTCATGTTGAAAAATGATTTCCCGGATATTATTAAAGGGAAGTCTGGTAATGAACGATTTTTCGCTCGATTCAAAAGAACAATGGCCGTTGCTTGGCTTGCTTTCCTCGGACCATTTGGATACGGTTTTCTTGAGTCAACGCTTAATGCGATGTATCCAGTGTATGCACTCAGAAGCGGAGTCGAATTTACGTCTGTAACGATTATTCTCGCCTCGTTTTCTATTGGGGGTATTATTTCACAGTTACCTTTAGGGATGTTATCAGACAAGATAGGAAGAAGCCCGGTCTTTCTCGTAGCACTGGGAGGCGGATCCATCTCATTTTTCATTGCAAGCACTGTTGAAACATCTATACCTGCTGTTATGACTATGTTTTTCATTGCGGGACTTTTTTCTGGATCGATTTTTTCACTCGGTATATCGTATATGTCCGATTTGACACCGAAGCATCTGTTGCCGACCGGGAACCTGCTATGTGGAATTTTCTTTAGCCTAGGCAGTTTGACGGGACCCTTTCTAGGTGGTCTTTTTCTTGAGCTTGATGCAGGCTTCAGTTTTCTTGTTTTGATTTCACTGTTTTTGGCTGTATTGTTCATCATATCAATTATTGGCAAGATGAAACAGAGCCAGGCTTTAGCATAA
- a CDS encoding ABC transporter ATP-binding protein, whose protein sequence is MGDSIKRYMKFVKPYNWLIILTILIGIVKFAIPLFIPLLMKIVIDDIIGSDTLTKVEMTRQLFYWLGGTVLVFFIVRPPVEYYRQYYAQYVSNKILYDIRKELYSHLQKLSLSYYSNTRAGEIISRVINDVEQTKNFVMIGLMNVWLDLATIIIAVIIMLTMDVPLTLVTLLAFPFYAYSVKHFFGKLRELTGKRSQALADVQSYLHERVAGVSVIKSFALEEEEQQRFDKTNGNFLDKALDHTKWNAKAFAVVNTITDVAPLLVLAYAGYQVINNDLSVGTMVAFIAYIDRVYNPLRRLVNASTSLTQSFASMDRVFDLMEQEYDITNKPGAKELPPIDGEIEFDNVSFTYEEDGDAVLSGINFTVKPGETVAFVGMSGGGKSTIVGLIPRFHDVTGGAVRIDGHDLRDVNIKSLRDQIGIVLQDTILFSDSVKSNILMGKSDATDEEVIAAAKAANAHDFIETLPLGYDTKVGERGVKLSGGQKQRIAIARVFLKNPPLLILDEATSALDLESEALIQESLERLANERTTLIVAHRLSTITHADKIFVIDSGKLKEMGTHDQLMKLQGIYYGLFQVQILGN, encoded by the coding sequence ATGGGGGACAGTATTAAACGCTATATGAAGTTTGTGAAGCCGTATAATTGGCTAATCATACTTACAATACTCATCGGTATCGTGAAATTTGCGATTCCGTTATTCATTCCGCTACTGATGAAAATCGTAATCGATGACATAATCGGATCGGATACACTTACGAAGGTAGAGATGACGCGGCAATTGTTTTATTGGCTTGGCGGAACAGTACTTGTGTTCTTCATCGTCCGGCCGCCAGTTGAATATTATCGTCAATATTATGCCCAGTATGTGAGCAATAAGATTTTGTATGATATCCGGAAGGAACTATATTCGCATCTGCAAAAATTAAGTCTCAGCTATTATTCCAACACACGAGCTGGAGAAATTATTTCACGCGTTATAAATGACGTGGAGCAAACGAAAAACTTTGTCATGATTGGGCTCATGAATGTTTGGCTTGACCTCGCGACCATTATCATAGCCGTTATTATTATGCTGACAATGGATGTTCCGCTTACGCTTGTCACGCTTCTCGCATTCCCTTTTTATGCTTACAGCGTCAAGCATTTTTTCGGGAAGCTGAGAGAATTGACTGGCAAACGATCTCAAGCACTTGCGGATGTGCAAAGCTACTTGCATGAACGCGTTGCAGGTGTAAGTGTCATAAAAAGCTTTGCACTTGAAGAAGAGGAACAACAGCGTTTCGATAAAACGAATGGCAACTTCCTCGATAAAGCACTTGATCATACAAAGTGGAATGCGAAAGCCTTTGCTGTGGTAAATACAATTACCGATGTTGCACCCCTTCTTGTTCTTGCATACGCAGGTTATCAAGTCATCAATAATGATTTGTCTGTTGGGACGATGGTTGCGTTCATTGCATACATCGACAGGGTTTATAATCCGCTTCGAAGACTGGTCAATGCATCTACATCCCTTACGCAATCTTTCGCGTCTATGGACCGGGTCTTTGATTTGATGGAACAGGAGTATGATATTACAAACAAACCTGGTGCAAAAGAATTACCTCCTATTGATGGGGAAATCGAGTTCGATAATGTGAGCTTTACGTATGAAGAGGATGGGGATGCAGTCTTAAGTGGTATTAATTTCACTGTGAAACCAGGTGAAACAGTTGCATTTGTCGGTATGAGCGGCGGAGGGAAGTCGACAATTGTGGGTCTGATACCGAGGTTCCATGATGTAACGGGTGGTGCTGTGCGTATCGATGGACATGACTTGCGTGACGTCAATATTAAATCGCTACGCGACCAAATTGGAATTGTTTTACAAGACACAATATTGTTCAGTGATTCCGTAAAAAGTAATATACTGATGGGGAAATCAGATGCAACAGATGAAGAAGTGATTGCTGCTGCAAAAGCGGCGAACGCGCATGATTTCATTGAAACACTGCCCCTTGGGTACGATACAAAAGTAGGAGAGCGGGGAGTTAAGCTGTCGGGTGGTCAAAAGCAACGCATTGCAATCGCTCGTGTCTTCTTGAAAAACCCACCACTCCTTATTTTGGATGAAGCGACATCAGCGCTTGACCTTGAAAGTGAAGCGCTCATTCAGGAATCGCTTGAAAGACTTGCGAATGAAAGAACAACACTTATCGTTGCGCACCGTTTATCGACGATAACACATGCAGATAAGATTTTCGTTATAGATTCAGGGAAGTTAAAAGAAATGGGTACGCACGATCAATTAATGAAGTTACAAGGAATTTACTATGGTTTGTTTCAGGTGCAAATACTTGGTAATTAA
- the mutY gene encoding A/G-specific adenine glycosylase: MQIIVKKDEFREALLSWYRREKRDLPWRRTSNPYYIWVSEVMLQQTRVDTVIPYYERFIESFPTMEALAEAEENDLLKMWEGLGYYSRARNLQAGVREVVSDYGGEVPSNRTEISNLKGVGPYTAGAVLSIAYGVPEHAIDGNVMRVMSRLVLIEEDISIPRTKKIFETVVMDLIDKEDPSSFNQGLMELGATICTPKPKCLLCPVRDFCLAFQEGKQEELPVKTKKTKMKIIPVASFVIRNRQGEWLLRQRPAKGLLAGLWEFPMAEPVDNKTPQEVASEHFGFELKGVVDILSFKHIFSHLTWEMKSFGAWIEKTDTIPEGYQFFTQEEVEALPKPVPVLKIWDEIKRGGLK; this comes from the coding sequence ATGCAAATAATAGTGAAGAAAGACGAATTTCGCGAAGCTCTTCTTTCCTGGTATCGTCGTGAAAAAAGAGATTTACCTTGGCGGAGAACGTCGAATCCATATTATATATGGGTTTCTGAAGTGATGTTGCAACAAACAAGGGTTGATACGGTTATTCCCTATTATGAGAGGTTTATCGAAAGCTTTCCGACGATGGAAGCACTTGCGGAAGCGGAAGAAAACGATTTATTGAAAATGTGGGAAGGCCTCGGTTATTACTCGAGGGCGAGAAATTTACAAGCGGGTGTAAGAGAAGTAGTGTCGGATTACGGCGGAGAAGTACCTTCGAACCGTACTGAGATTTCCAATTTAAAAGGAGTAGGCCCATATACTGCAGGAGCAGTTCTTAGTATTGCATATGGCGTTCCTGAGCATGCGATAGATGGTAATGTTATGCGTGTGATGTCCAGGCTAGTTCTTATAGAAGAGGATATTTCAATACCACGTACAAAAAAGATTTTTGAAACGGTGGTCATGGATTTAATCGACAAAGAAGATCCGTCTTCGTTCAACCAAGGACTGATGGAGCTAGGGGCGACAATTTGTACTCCGAAACCGAAGTGTCTTCTTTGTCCAGTTCGAGATTTTTGTTTAGCTTTCCAAGAAGGCAAGCAAGAAGAATTACCTGTAAAAACGAAGAAAACAAAAATGAAAATTATACCTGTTGCATCATTTGTAATTCGAAATCGCCAAGGTGAGTGGTTACTACGGCAGCGTCCTGCGAAAGGTTTGCTTGCAGGTTTGTGGGAGTTTCCAATGGCCGAGCCAGTGGATAATAAAACACCACAAGAAGTGGCCAGTGAACATTTTGGTTTCGAGCTAAAGGGTGTAGTTGATATACTATCTTTCAAACATATATTTTCCCATTTGACGTGGGAGATGAAAAGCTTCGGAGCATGGATTGAAAAAACAGATACAATTCCTGAAGGTTACCAATTTTTCACACAGGAAGAAGTAGAGGCGTTGCCAAAACCTGTGCCGGTATTAAAAATTTGGGATGAGATTAAACGAGGAGGACTAAAATAA
- a CDS encoding YfhH family protein gives MEIEKKYSAMTEHELRTEIGRLREKARKAEQLGILNEYAVYQRKMVMAQSYLIDPSTIVPGEMYRIDGDEGMFFQVDYLKGRFAWGYRLGGERADEALPIAMLKSVKEGK, from the coding sequence ATGGAGATTGAAAAAAAATATAGTGCAATGACAGAGCATGAATTACGCACAGAAATCGGAAGACTGCGGGAAAAAGCACGCAAAGCCGAGCAATTGGGTATCCTTAATGAGTATGCAGTTTACCAAAGGAAAATGGTTATGGCACAATCATATTTAATTGATCCAAGTACAATAGTGCCTGGTGAGATGTACCGAATTGATGGAGACGAAGGTATGTTTTTTCAAGTCGACTACTTAAAAGGCCGTTTTGCCTGGGGTTACAGACTAGGTGGCGAACGTGCGGATGAAGCGTTGCCGATAGCCATGCTAAAGTCAGTAAAAGAAGGAAAGTAA
- the recX gene encoding recombination regulator RecX: MPVITKISQQKKDLERYNIFLEEKYAFSVHESVLVKFGLTKGMSLEDWSIDEMVYEDEIRKAFNRALHYLGFRMRSEFEVKKKLLELGYGEAIVLEALVKLKSLGFLNDETYSEALLQTQKNSSSKGPKAIQQEMHKKGIGKELQIKVLESYSEDDQLKIATKLAEKTANSNRSVAPAQLKQKIQNTLLRKGYSFELIKQALANINFDREEDEWTSIADSIGEKAWRRYSSKFSGRDLNDKVKQAMYQKGIPFERIDHFIDKKENEEDGD, from the coding sequence GTGCCTGTTATTACTAAAATATCACAACAGAAAAAAGATCTAGAACGATACAATATTTTCCTAGAAGAAAAGTATGCATTCAGTGTCCATGAATCGGTCCTTGTTAAATTCGGTTTAACGAAAGGGATGTCCCTTGAAGACTGGTCTATTGACGAGATGGTCTATGAGGATGAGATACGAAAAGCGTTCAACCGGGCACTCCATTATCTTGGTTTCAGAATGCGCAGTGAGTTTGAAGTGAAGAAAAAACTTTTGGAATTGGGATATGGGGAAGCAATTGTATTAGAAGCACTCGTGAAGTTGAAAAGTCTTGGATTTCTAAATGATGAAACCTATTCAGAAGCACTTCTTCAAACACAGAAAAATTCATCCAGTAAAGGTCCAAAAGCAATTCAGCAAGAGATGCATAAAAAAGGGATAGGGAAGGAATTACAGATCAAAGTGCTTGAATCTTATTCGGAAGATGACCAGCTTAAAATCGCAACGAAACTTGCAGAGAAGACGGCAAATTCAAATCGTTCTGTAGCCCCGGCCCAATTAAAACAAAAAATCCAAAATACATTGCTTCGAAAAGGGTATTCATTCGAGCTTATTAAACAAGCACTTGCGAATATTAACTTTGATCGCGAAGAAGATGAATGGACATCCATTGCTGATTCAATCGGAGAGAAAGCATGGCGACGCTATAGTTCGAAGTTTAGTGGACGAGACTTGAATGATAAAGTGAAACAGGCGATGTATCAAAAAGGCATCCCGTTTGAGCGCATCGATCATTTCATTGATAAAAAGGAGAATGAAGAAGATGGAGATTGA
- a CDS encoding metal-dependent hydrolase — MDTGTHIVMGVALGGLALADPVVLTDSSTMSAVVASVIVGSIIPDVDTILKLRNNAVYIRHHRGITHSIPAVLLWPLIITILMSFLIPEASFIHVWAWTFLAVFLHVFVDIFNSYGTQALRPFSNKWVAIGVINTFDPIIFILHAIAIIIWAMGANPVYTILTTYVIIFFYYLLRFAIKSAVKKAVYNTIPNATEVIIAPTMRFLQWRVAASSKECHYVGRAYGRSVTIYDRFEREPMQKSPEIDVAMNDKNIKAFTSFSPIYRWSVTYIGDICEVRLIDLRYRSKGYYTFVAVAHIDKELNVINSFTGWIFSEDKLRKKLNLASNS; from the coding sequence TTGGATACTGGAACACATATTGTTATGGGAGTCGCACTTGGTGGCCTCGCATTGGCGGATCCTGTCGTTTTAACAGATAGTTCGACAATGAGTGCCGTGGTTGCAAGTGTCATTGTCGGCTCAATTATCCCGGATGTCGATACCATATTAAAATTAAGAAATAACGCTGTCTATATACGGCACCATAGAGGGATTACACATTCGATTCCTGCGGTATTATTATGGCCGCTAATCATAACAATACTCATGTCATTTTTAATCCCAGAAGCAAGTTTCATACATGTTTGGGCTTGGACCTTTTTAGCCGTCTTTCTACATGTATTTGTCGATATTTTCAATTCTTATGGAACGCAGGCATTGCGGCCGTTTTCTAACAAGTGGGTTGCTATCGGTGTCATTAACACGTTCGATCCAATTATTTTCATTTTGCATGCCATAGCGATAATTATTTGGGCAATGGGCGCAAATCCGGTCTATACGATTTTGACAACATACGTGATAATCTTCTTTTACTATTTATTGCGCTTCGCGATCAAATCAGCCGTAAAAAAAGCCGTCTACAATACCATCCCAAATGCAACGGAAGTTATTATTGCACCAACAATGCGCTTCCTCCAATGGAGGGTAGCTGCATCTTCAAAGGAGTGCCATTACGTTGGGCGAGCTTATGGAAGGTCCGTTACTATTTATGACCGCTTTGAACGGGAACCTATGCAAAAGTCCCCAGAGATTGATGTGGCCATGAACGATAAAAACATCAAAGCGTTCACATCTTTCTCCCCCATCTATAGATGGTCTGTCACATACATCGGGGACATCTGCGAAGTACGCCTAATCGATCTTCGTTACCGGAGCAAAGGCTATTACACATTTGTGGCGGTTGCACATATCGACAAGGAGCTGAACGTCATTAATTCATTTACAGGTTGGATTTTTTCCGAGGACAAGTTACGAAAAAAACTTAACTTAGCATCTAATTCTTAA
- a CDS encoding TIGR01777 family oxidoreductase: MKIVIAGGSGFVGQKLTDTLLNEGHEIIILSRKESKIDGNIKYVKWLQKGIFPENEINSADAFINLAGVSINKGRWTTKHRNQIYASRMEATDELLRIISALQTKPAVLINASAIGIYRASEDNVYTEESQDYADDFLGRTVMDWEKKAASVESEGIRVVFMRFGVILGLDGGALPLMVLPYKLFAGGTVGTGNQRVSWVHIKDVTRGIAFALDNTSLYGPVNVTSPFPKRMKYFGKTIGSVLNRPHWIPVPSFAMKIVLGKKSALVLEGQHVLPEKLLDNGFKFHYPTLESALNDLYNKDV; encoded by the coding sequence ATGAAAATCGTCATTGCAGGTGGGTCAGGTTTCGTCGGACAGAAATTAACGGATACTTTATTGAATGAAGGACATGAAATTATAATTTTATCTAGGAAAGAAAGTAAGATTGATGGCAATATAAAATACGTCAAATGGCTTCAGAAAGGCATTTTTCCGGAAAATGAGATTAATTCCGCTGATGCCTTTATCAACCTTGCCGGCGTGTCCATCAATAAAGGGCGTTGGACCACTAAGCATCGTAATCAAATTTATGCTAGCCGAATGGAAGCGACCGATGAATTGCTGCGAATCATCTCTGCTTTACAAACAAAGCCAGCTGTACTTATCAACGCCAGTGCAATTGGTATCTACCGCGCATCAGAAGACAATGTCTATACAGAAGAATCCCAAGACTATGCGGACGACTTTCTTGGTCGGACTGTAATGGACTGGGAGAAGAAGGCGGCATCAGTAGAATCTGAAGGCATACGTGTCGTTTTCATGAGGTTCGGAGTCATACTCGGACTTGACGGAGGTGCGTTGCCACTTATGGTGTTACCGTACAAATTATTTGCAGGCGGAACTGTTGGAACAGGCAATCAGCGGGTGTCTTGGGTGCATATAAAAGATGTCACGCGTGGAATCGCATTTGCACTCGACAATACAAGTTTATACGGACCTGTAAACGTCACATCACCATTTCCAAAACGAATGAAATACTTTGGTAAAACAATCGGTTCAGTGTTAAATAGACCACACTGGATTCCAGTACCTTCATTCGCAATGAAAATAGTACTTGGTAAAAAAAGCGCGCTCGTTTTAGAAGGTCAACATGTCTTACCAGAAAAATTACTAGACAACGGCTTTAAATTTCATTATCCGACACTAGAGTCAGCACTGAATGATTTGTATAATAAAGACGTATAG
- a CDS encoding SE1561 family protein, translating into MDNTTQNNGHVEGLKTRLHQFLETLETIEPETADLQEIDQLISLLDDLEEQMGKIKSDK; encoded by the coding sequence TTGGACAATACTACACAAAATAACGGACATGTTGAGGGATTAAAAACACGGCTTCATCAATTTCTCGAAACACTTGAAACAATTGAACCCGAAACTGCAGACCTACAGGAAATTGACCAGCTAATAAGCTTGTTAGACGACCTTGAAGAACAGATGGGAAAAATAAAATCAGATAAATAA